One part of the Gemmatimonadaceae bacterium genome encodes these proteins:
- a CDS encoding glycosyltransferase family 2 protein, producing MTTPERATGATTPSLSLVMPCYNEEAIVAQTVKRVLGAFERAEIAIELVAVDNGSRDRTGEILRDLAAAHPQVVVHRVEVNIGYGNGILSGIPRCSAPWIGVIPADGQVDAEDAVRLFEDAIQCGEPVIAKARRRFRMDGGARKLVSIGYNVFFRALWPGVESLDINGLPKIMPRDVVQRMDLQSRQWFLDPEIMIKAHYLGVRVLEYNVFARMRGSGLSHVRALTCWEFFTALLRYRFSGELSRWRASRAVPAAAGTSPRS from the coding sequence ATGACGACGCCTGAGCGCGCCACCGGCGCGACCACGCCGAGCCTCTCGTTGGTCATGCCGTGCTACAACGAGGAAGCGATCGTTGCCCAGACGGTGAAGCGCGTGCTCGGAGCGTTCGAGCGTGCGGAGATCGCCATCGAACTCGTGGCGGTGGACAACGGCTCGCGTGATCGAACGGGCGAGATTCTGCGTGACCTGGCCGCGGCGCATCCGCAGGTGGTCGTGCATCGCGTCGAGGTGAACATCGGCTACGGCAACGGGATCCTTTCCGGCATCCCGCGGTGCTCGGCGCCGTGGATCGGCGTGATTCCCGCCGACGGCCAGGTGGACGCCGAAGACGCCGTGCGACTGTTCGAGGATGCGATTCAATGTGGCGAGCCGGTGATCGCCAAGGCGCGCCGGCGCTTCCGCATGGACGGGGGCGCGCGGAAGCTCGTTTCGATCGGCTACAATGTCTTCTTTCGTGCCCTGTGGCCCGGCGTCGAATCGCTCGACATCAACGGTCTGCCCAAGATCATGCCGCGCGACGTGGTGCAGCGCATGGACCTGCAGAGCCGGCAGTGGTTCCTCGACCCGGAGATCATGATCAAGGCACACTACCTCGGCGTGCGGGTGCTCGAGTACAACGTGTTCGCGCGGATGCGTGGCAGCGGACTCTCGCATGTCCGTGCGCTGACGTGCTGGGAGTTCTTCACCGCGCTCCTGCGCTACCGGTTCTCCGGCGAGCTGTCGCGCTGGCGTGCGTCGCGCGCCGTGCCAGCGGCCGCGGGGACGTCTCCCCGCTCATGA
- a CDS encoding class I SAM-dependent methyltransferase: protein MTALDPRVHDEGRQLLTHRTTCRACGGATLHRFLELGNQPLANSFLRSADEAARERRFPLDVYFCTSCSLVQLADVIDPEVLFGDYIYVTGTSTTIAAHNRRYARAVVDELLLGHDDLVVEIASNDGSLLSCFRDLGVRILGVEPARNIASGANARGIPTDNRFFTREAGPALRATHGKARAVIGNNVLAHVDDTQGFLRGAADLIDTDGAVIVEVPYATEMLTGVEYDTVYHEHLCYFSVTALARLAELAGLGIVRVDDVPVHGGSVRVWFRPGVPHAAAVERRLVEEQENGLATLAAWEAFAQASAEQRRDLLALLRRLRSEGKRVVGYGAPAKGNTLLNYCGITPELLAYTVDRNPWKVGKLTPGVHLPVRPVETLIEEQPDYVLILAWNFAEEVMEQQAAYRAAGGQFIIPIPSPRII from the coding sequence ATGACGGCGCTGGATCCGCGGGTGCACGACGAGGGTCGACAACTCCTGACGCACCGCACGACCTGTCGTGCGTGCGGTGGGGCCACCCTGCACCGCTTTCTGGAGCTGGGCAACCAGCCGTTGGCCAACAGCTTCCTGCGGAGCGCGGACGAGGCGGCGAGGGAACGACGCTTCCCGCTCGACGTGTACTTCTGCACGAGCTGTTCGCTCGTGCAGCTCGCCGACGTGATCGATCCCGAAGTGCTCTTCGGCGACTACATCTATGTCACCGGCACATCGACGACGATCGCCGCGCACAACCGTCGGTATGCGCGGGCCGTGGTCGACGAGCTTCTGCTCGGCCACGACGACCTCGTGGTCGAGATCGCGAGCAACGATGGTTCGCTGCTGTCGTGCTTCCGCGACCTGGGCGTGCGCATCCTTGGCGTCGAGCCCGCACGCAACATCGCGTCGGGAGCCAACGCACGGGGTATTCCGACCGACAATCGCTTCTTTACGCGCGAGGCCGGGCCGGCTCTTCGCGCGACACACGGAAAGGCCCGCGCCGTGATCGGCAACAACGTGCTGGCGCACGTGGACGATACGCAGGGGTTCCTCCGCGGGGCCGCAGACCTGATCGACACCGACGGTGCGGTGATTGTCGAGGTGCCGTATGCCACCGAGATGCTCACCGGGGTGGAATACGACACGGTGTACCACGAGCACCTCTGCTACTTCAGCGTGACCGCACTCGCGCGCCTCGCCGAACTCGCCGGCCTTGGCATCGTGCGGGTCGACGACGTCCCGGTGCATGGGGGCTCGGTGCGCGTGTGGTTTCGGCCCGGTGTACCGCATGCGGCCGCGGTGGAGCGTCGCCTCGTCGAGGAGCAGGAGAACGGACTGGCGACGCTGGCAGCGTGGGAAGCGTTTGCGCAGGCCAGCGCTGAGCAGCGCCGCGACCTCCTCGCGCTCCTGCGCCGTCTCCGAAGCGAAGGCAAGCGTGTGGTAGGCTACGGCGCACCCGCCAAGGGCAACACGCTGCTCAACTACTGCGGGATCACGCCCGAGCTCCTGGCGTACACCGTGGATCGGAATCCGTGGAAGGTGGGCAAACTGACGCCGGGCGTGCACCTCCCCGTGCGACCGGTGGAGACGCTGATCGAGGAGCAGCCGGACTACGTGCTGATCCTCGCCTGGAACTTTGCCGAGGAAGTGATGGAGCAGCAGGCAGCGTATCGCGCCGCCGGCGGGCAGTTCATCATCCCGATTCCCTCGCCCCGGATCATCTGA
- a CDS encoding NAD(P)/FAD-dependent oxidoreductase, which produces MTPIPRRVAQLKPGEHVVIIGAGPAGLTAGYLLAKDGVRVTVLEADSVVGGISRTAQYNGYRFDIGGHRFFTKITPVEELWHEILGPEFISVPRLSRIHYSGKYFDYPLKAWNALSGLGLWNSMLCVLSYVWSHLRPYPVEENLEQWVSNRFGKRLFSIFFKTYTEKVWGLPCTEIRAEWAAQRIQGLSLAKAILNAASLQKRGDSIKTLINEFQYPRLGPGQMWEMATDRIRALGGEVLMRHEVEALETRDQKVVAVRARTVAGVKRIETDHVISTMPIRNLVRALDPQPPVHIRSAGDGLNYRDFLTVALVIDADSLFPDNWIYIHSPGVKVGRIQNFNNWSRAMVPEPGKTCLGLEYFCFEGDGLWNSADADLVALARKEIGELGLADPTKVVDGTVVRMPKAYPVYDSAYSAHLETARTYIDALTNFHTVGRNGMHKYNNQDHSMLTAMMAIANMRGASHDVWSVNTDYEYHEEQKLDMKSLDEQVGDSLASRSARTSVSA; this is translated from the coding sequence ATGACTCCGATCCCACGTAGGGTAGCGCAGCTCAAGCCGGGTGAACACGTCGTCATCATTGGCGCGGGGCCAGCCGGGCTGACGGCGGGATACCTGCTCGCCAAGGACGGCGTGCGCGTCACCGTGCTCGAAGCCGACAGCGTGGTCGGGGGAATCTCGCGGACCGCGCAATACAACGGGTACCGCTTCGACATCGGTGGCCACCGATTCTTCACCAAGATCACCCCGGTCGAGGAGTTGTGGCACGAGATCCTCGGCCCCGAGTTCATCAGCGTTCCGCGGCTCTCTCGAATCCACTACAGCGGCAAGTACTTCGACTACCCGCTCAAGGCCTGGAATGCGCTGAGCGGCCTCGGGCTGTGGAACTCGATGTTGTGCGTGCTGAGCTACGTCTGGTCGCACCTGCGCCCGTACCCGGTCGAGGAGAACCTCGAACAGTGGGTATCGAATCGCTTCGGCAAGCGGCTGTTCTCCATCTTCTTCAAGACGTACACGGAGAAGGTGTGGGGCCTGCCGTGCACGGAGATCCGCGCGGAGTGGGCGGCGCAGCGCATTCAGGGGCTCTCGCTCGCCAAGGCGATCCTCAACGCGGCATCGCTGCAGAAGCGGGGCGACAGCATCAAGACGTTGATCAACGAGTTCCAGTACCCGCGCCTTGGCCCCGGACAGATGTGGGAGATGGCGACCGATCGCATTCGCGCGCTCGGCGGCGAGGTTTTGATGCGGCACGAGGTCGAAGCGCTGGAGACGCGCGACCAGAAGGTTGTGGCGGTGCGGGCTCGCACCGTGGCGGGCGTGAAGCGCATCGAGACGGATCATGTGATCTCGACGATGCCGATTCGCAATCTCGTGCGTGCGCTCGATCCGCAGCCCCCTGTACACATCCGCTCCGCCGGCGACGGCCTCAACTACCGCGACTTCCTTACGGTCGCGCTCGTGATCGATGCGGACTCGCTGTTCCCCGACAACTGGATCTACATCCACTCGCCGGGCGTGAAGGTCGGGCGCATCCAGAACTTCAACAATTGGTCGCGGGCCATGGTGCCCGAGCCGGGCAAGACCTGCCTGGGCCTCGAGTACTTCTGCTTCGAGGGCGATGGCCTGTGGAACAGCGCCGACGCCGATCTCGTGGCACTCGCGCGCAAGGAGATCGGTGAACTGGGCCTGGCCGATCCGACGAAGGTGGTCGATGGTACCGTCGTGCGCATGCCCAAGGCCTACCCCGTCTACGATAGCGCCTACAGCGCGCACCTCGAGACGGCTCGCACCTACATCGATGCCCTCACCAACTTCCACACGGTGGGGCGCAACGGGATGCACAAGTACAACAACCAGGATCACTCGATGCTCACGGCCATGATGGCGATCGCCAACATGCGCGGAGCGTCGCACGACGTCTGGTCGGTGAATACCGACTACGAGTACCACGAGGAGCAGAAGCTGGACATGAAGTCGCTGGACGAGCAGGTCGGCGACTCCCTGGCCTCGAGGAGCGCGCGAACGTCGGTCAGCGCCTAG
- a CDS encoding decaprenyl-phosphate phosphoribosyltransferase, with translation MPVTHPNATTPPLERSAAVGRASVRSWARLLRPHQWVKNFFVLAPLLFSGRALDPASQRAAALAFAVFCLAASAVYVLNDIVDREQDRAHPGKRNRPIASGAISVAAGIGVAALLVALALGTAWYVGTSLLAITVAYLLLNVVYSVWIKQVVILDVFAIAAFFVLRLVAGAAAVQVRPSVWLILCGGLLSLYLGFAKRRHELVLLGEGSQDHRAVLSQYSTPFLDQLSVVLLAVTIVSYIMYTLESETARLVGGEVLSYSTVFVLYGVLRYLYLVHRRQDGNPSETLLNDRGLLLAVTLWVLYCGVVIYRAGPTP, from the coding sequence ATGCCTGTAACGCACCCCAACGCGACGACGCCACCGCTGGAGCGGTCGGCCGCGGTCGGCCGTGCGTCCGTGCGGTCCTGGGCCAGGCTCCTGCGGCCGCATCAATGGGTGAAGAACTTCTTCGTGCTGGCGCCGCTGCTCTTCTCCGGGCGCGCGCTCGATCCAGCCTCGCAGCGCGCGGCGGCGCTCGCCTTTGCGGTCTTCTGTCTGGCGGCGAGCGCGGTGTACGTACTCAACGACATCGTCGATCGCGAGCAGGATCGCGCACATCCCGGCAAGCGCAACCGGCCAATCGCGTCGGGTGCCATCAGCGTGGCGGCCGGGATCGGTGTTGCCGCGCTCCTCGTGGCGCTCGCGCTGGGCACGGCGTGGTACGTGGGCACGTCGCTGCTCGCGATCACGGTCGCCTACCTGCTGCTCAACGTGGTCTACAGCGTCTGGATCAAGCAGGTCGTGATCCTGGATGTCTTTGCCATTGCCGCGTTCTTCGTGTTGCGCCTGGTGGCTGGCGCCGCCGCCGTGCAGGTGCGGCCGTCGGTGTGGCTGATCCTCTGTGGCGGCCTGCTCTCGCTCTATCTGGGTTTTGCCAAGCGGCGGCACGAACTCGTGCTCCTTGGCGAGGGCTCGCAGGATCATCGCGCGGTGTTGAGTCAGTATTCCACGCCGTTCCTCGACCAGCTCTCCGTGGTGCTGCTGGCGGTGACGATCGTCTCGTACATCATGTACACGCTCGAGTCCGAGACGGCGCGGCTCGTGGGCGGTGAAGTCCTTTCGTACAGCACGGTCTTCGTCCTGTACGGCGTGCTTCGTTATCTCTACCTGGTCCATCGTCGGCAGGACGGCAACCCGTCGGAGACGCTGCTGAATGACCGGGGGTTGCTGTTGGCCGTGACGCTGTGGGTGCTGTACTGCGGTGTGGTGATCTACCGAGCCGGTCCGACTCCGTGA
- the rfbF gene encoding glucose-1-phosphate cytidylyltransferase: protein MRVVILAGGRGTRLSEETTMRPKPMVEIGGRPLLWHLMQFYASFGHKEFVVACGYKGEMIKQYFRDIATHESDFFVDLRSGAVDVLTPSRLDWKVGVIDTGLDSMTGGRLRRLRDQLSGGTFMCTYGDGLSNVNVGALVQFHRTHGRLATVTAVRPPARFGGLHIDGTAVKQFSEKPQAEGGWINGGFFVFEPGVLDYLTDDTTILEREPLERLAAAGELMAYRHDGFFQPMDTVRERDLLEGLWAGGAAPWKTWA, encoded by the coding sequence ATGCGCGTGGTCATCCTGGCCGGAGGGCGCGGCACGCGCCTGAGCGAAGAAACCACGATGCGGCCCAAGCCCATGGTGGAGATTGGTGGACGCCCGCTGCTCTGGCACCTCATGCAGTTCTACGCGTCCTTCGGCCACAAGGAGTTTGTGGTCGCGTGCGGGTACAAGGGCGAGATGATCAAGCAGTACTTCCGCGACATCGCGACGCACGAGAGCGACTTCTTCGTCGATCTGCGGAGTGGCGCCGTGGATGTCCTGACGCCATCGCGTCTGGACTGGAAGGTGGGTGTGATCGACACCGGCCTCGACTCGATGACCGGTGGACGGCTGCGCCGCCTTCGTGATCAGTTGAGCGGCGGCACCTTCATGTGCACGTACGGCGACGGCCTCTCGAACGTGAACGTGGGGGCGCTCGTGCAGTTCCACCGCACCCATGGTCGGCTCGCCACCGTGACCGCGGTGCGGCCTCCGGCGCGGTTTGGCGGGCTGCACATCGATGGGACCGCGGTGAAGCAGTTTTCGGAGAAACCGCAGGCCGAGGGCGGCTGGATCAACGGCGGCTTCTTCGTGTTCGAACCGGGCGTGCTCGACTATCTGACCGACGACACGACCATCCTCGAGCGCGAACCACTCGAACGGCTGGCGGCCGCCGGCGAACTGATGGCGTACCGACACGACGGCTTCTTTCAACCAATGGATACCGTGCGCGAGCGTGACCTCCTCGAGGGGCTGTGGGCCGGTGGCGCCGCGCCATGGAAGACCTGGGCATGA
- a CDS encoding glycosyltransferase family 4 protein: protein MSARFLMLTTFYPPHSFGGDAVGIQRLARGLVKLGHHVTVVHDSDAYRVLTSGPMPAAPPHDVDEGVEVIRLSSASPVTSTLLTQQLGRPVVQGRRLREIIARGQYDVVNYHNVSLIGGPGLFALAGDAVTAYMAHEHWLVCPMHVLWRHGRELCTGRECFSCSLSYRRPPQLWRYTGLLDRELDRIDTIIAMSEFSRAKHREFGLRQPMEVLPYFLPDPTSEGMPTPSGASPHDRPYFLFAGRLERIKGLDDVIPVFRDLRGAELLVAGDGTHAPALQALAADLPNVRFLGRITPDDLRRYYEHAIALIVPSECYETFGIVLIEAFRQGTPVIARRLGPFPEIVESSGGGELFSTRDELLAAMTRLSTDAAHRATLAAAGYRAYVERWSERVVVPQYLDIIRRAALRKGQLRTASLVAYPEAA from the coding sequence ATGAGCGCGCGCTTCCTCATGCTCACCACGTTCTACCCACCACACTCGTTCGGTGGCGACGCGGTCGGCATTCAGCGCCTCGCCCGCGGGCTCGTGAAGCTCGGGCACCACGTGACCGTGGTTCACGACAGCGATGCCTATCGCGTACTGACCAGTGGCCCGATGCCCGCGGCGCCACCGCATGACGTCGACGAAGGCGTCGAAGTGATCCGACTGTCGAGCGCGTCCCCGGTGACGTCGACGCTGCTCACGCAGCAGCTCGGGCGCCCCGTCGTCCAGGGGCGTCGGCTACGCGAGATCATCGCGCGCGGACAATACGACGTCGTGAACTACCACAACGTGTCGCTCATCGGCGGGCCGGGCCTATTCGCATTGGCCGGTGACGCCGTCACCGCGTACATGGCACACGAACACTGGCTCGTCTGCCCCATGCACGTCCTCTGGCGTCACGGTCGCGAGCTGTGCACCGGTCGCGAATGTTTTTCGTGCTCGCTCAGCTATCGCCGGCCACCACAGCTCTGGCGGTACACCGGTCTGCTCGACCGCGAGCTTGATCGCATCGATACCATCATCGCCATGAGCGAGTTCAGCCGGGCGAAGCATCGGGAGTTCGGTCTGCGCCAGCCCATGGAAGTGCTGCCGTATTTCCTCCCGGATCCCACGTCCGAGGGGATGCCGACGCCAAGTGGGGCATCACCGCACGACCGGCCATACTTTCTGTTCGCGGGGCGGCTGGAGCGGATCAAGGGCCTGGATGATGTGATCCCCGTTTTTCGCGACCTGCGCGGTGCCGAGTTGCTGGTTGCGGGCGACGGGACACACGCGCCTGCGCTCCAGGCCCTCGCCGCGGACTTGCCCAACGTCCGGTTCCTCGGCCGCATCACCCCGGACGACCTGCGCCGCTACTACGAACACGCAATCGCCCTGATCGTGCCGTCGGAGTGCTACGAGACGTTCGGGATCGTCCTTATTGAGGCGTTCCGGCAGGGAACTCCGGTCATCGCTCGTCGGCTGGGGCCGTTCCCGGAGATTGTGGAATCGTCGGGTGGAGGGGAACTCTTCAGCACGCGGGATGAGTTGCTGGCCGCGATGACGCGTCTTTCCACGGATGCCGCGCATCGCGCCACTCTGGCCGCGGCTGGCTATCGTGCCTACGTGGAGCGGTGGTCGGAACGGGTGGTGGTCCCGCAGTACCTCGACATCATTCGACGGGCCGCACTCCGAAAGGGGCAGCTGCGGACCGCGTCACTCGTGGCATATCCGGAGGCAGCGTGA
- a CDS encoding glycosyltransferase family 4 protein codes for MRIGVDATCWANARGYGRFARELMRALVEHAPDDRFICIGDQTSLDAFPLEAPNVERHVVTLSATPSVAAAADGHRTLADMFALTRAVYRRRPDVFFSPSVYTWFPLAPGQRAVVTVHDAIAERFPHLTLPSRRARLFWKLKVGLAIRQARLVLTVSDYAAGEIERMLGVPRRRLRVAVEAPAAVYEPSAPADIESARRAWSLGQAPYFVYVGGFNPHKRLDAVIRAHGDVAREAGRVAPHLLLVGRLSGDVFHGEADRLRTMIAEEGTGHLVQWTGFVPDEDLRHLHSGATAVVLASESEGFGLPAVEGAACGTPVIATRESPLPALLARGGIFVAPGNAEEIAAAMRALLDDPARRREMGAVAFTQARALTWQASAAATHRALREAAA; via the coding sequence GTGCGGATCGGCGTGGACGCCACGTGCTGGGCGAATGCGAGGGGCTACGGGCGGTTCGCGCGCGAACTGATGCGGGCGCTCGTCGAGCATGCGCCCGACGACCGCTTCATCTGTATTGGCGACCAGACGTCGCTCGACGCCTTCCCGCTCGAGGCACCCAACGTGGAGCGACATGTGGTGACGTTGTCGGCGACGCCATCCGTGGCTGCCGCGGCAGACGGCCATCGCACGCTCGCGGACATGTTCGCGCTGACCCGTGCGGTGTACCGCCGTCGTCCCGACGTCTTCTTTTCGCCGAGTGTCTACACCTGGTTCCCGCTCGCGCCCGGCCAACGCGCGGTGGTCACCGTCCATGACGCCATCGCCGAGCGATTTCCGCACCTCACGCTGCCGTCGCGGCGTGCCCGACTCTTCTGGAAGCTCAAGGTCGGGCTCGCGATCCGGCAGGCGCGCCTCGTCCTGACGGTCAGCGACTATGCGGCCGGCGAGATCGAGCGCATGTTGGGCGTTCCGCGTCGACGCCTGCGCGTGGCGGTCGAGGCGCCCGCCGCGGTCTATGAACCGAGCGCCCCGGCCGATATCGAGTCCGCGCGTCGGGCCTGGTCACTCGGGCAGGCGCCCTACTTCGTGTACGTCGGTGGCTTCAACCCGCACAAGCGGCTCGATGCCGTGATCCGTGCACACGGCGATGTGGCGCGCGAGGCCGGGCGCGTCGCGCCGCACCTGCTGCTCGTGGGCCGCCTCTCAGGCGATGTATTCCATGGCGAAGCCGATCGCCTGCGCACGATGATCGCCGAAGAGGGCACGGGCCACCTCGTGCAGTGGACGGGCTTCGTTCCCGACGAAGACCTGCGACACCTCCACTCGGGCGCCACGGCGGTCGTCCTGGCAAGCGAGTCCGAAGGGTTTGGACTGCCCGCGGTCGAAGGAGCGGCCTGTGGCACCCCGGTCATCGCGACCCGCGAGAGTCCGCTGCCTGCGCTGCTGGCCCGCGGCGGAATCTTCGTCGCGCCCGGCAACGCCGAGGAGATCGCCGCCGCCATGCGCGCTCTGCTCGACGATCCCGCGCGCCGTCGCGAGATGGGAGCCGTGGCGTTCACGCAGGCGCGCGCGCTCACGTGGCAGGCGAGCGCCGCCGCCACGCATCGCGCGCTCCGGGAGGCCGCCGCATGA
- a CDS encoding GDP-mannose 4,6-dehydratase, giving the protein MSFWNQKRVFVTGATGLLGSHMTAELLRRGADVVCLVRDWVPDSESVTSGSLSRCRLVRGDLEDYLLVLRALNEYEIDTIFHLGAQTIVGTASRSPLSTFEANIKGTWVLLEAARQMTRVERVLVASSDKAYGEHDRLPYTEDAALVGKYPYDVSKSCADLIALSYFHSFRLPVAVTRCGNLYGGGDLNFNRLVPGTIRSALRGEAPVIRSDGTFVRDYFYVRDAVQAYLALAERMPDDGFTGEAFNFGTETPLSVIAMATKVLEVMNQSALPLTILNQASNEIPKQYLDCTKARRRLGWEPRWTLEESLSDTVAWYREWMARGQRGLAATEQPAAVR; this is encoded by the coding sequence ATGAGTTTCTGGAACCAGAAGCGGGTATTCGTGACCGGCGCGACCGGTCTGCTGGGTTCGCACATGACGGCAGAACTGCTTCGCCGTGGTGCGGACGTGGTGTGCCTCGTGCGCGATTGGGTACCGGACAGCGAGTCGGTGACGTCGGGTTCGCTGTCGCGCTGCCGTCTCGTGCGCGGCGACCTCGAGGACTATCTGCTGGTCCTTCGTGCCCTCAACGAATACGAGATCGACACGATCTTCCACCTGGGCGCCCAGACGATCGTCGGCACGGCTTCGCGCTCACCGCTCTCCACGTTCGAGGCGAACATCAAGGGGACGTGGGTGCTGCTGGAGGCCGCGCGCCAGATGACCAGGGTCGAGCGCGTGCTCGTGGCGTCGAGCGACAAGGCGTACGGCGAACACGACCGGCTGCCGTACACCGAAGATGCGGCGCTGGTGGGCAAGTATCCCTACGACGTCTCCAAGTCCTGTGCCGACCTGATCGCGCTCTCGTACTTCCACTCGTTCCGGCTGCCGGTCGCGGTGACGCGCTGCGGCAACCTGTACGGTGGCGGCGACCTCAACTTCAACCGCCTGGTGCCGGGAACGATACGCTCGGCGCTCCGCGGCGAGGCGCCAGTGATCCGCAGCGACGGGACGTTCGTGCGCGATTACTTCTACGTGCGCGACGCCGTGCAGGCCTACCTCGCTCTTGCCGAGCGCATGCCGGACGATGGGTTCACGGGTGAAGCGTTCAACTTCGGCACGGAGACGCCGCTGTCGGTCATTGCGATGGCGACCAAGGTGCTCGAGGTGATGAACCAGTCGGCGCTGCCGCTGACGATCCTCAACCAGGCGTCGAACGAGATCCCGAAGCAATACCTCGATTGCACCAAGGCGCGTCGGCGCCTCGGGTGGGAGCCGCGATGGACGCTCGAGGAGTCGTTGAGCGACACCGTGGCGTGGTATCGCGAATGGATGGCGCGCGGCCAGCGTGGGCTGGCGGCGACGGAACAACCGGCGGCGGTCCGATGA
- a CDS encoding GDP-mannose 4,6-dehydratase, whose amino-acid sequence MNVFITGGCGFIGSHLAERLLDRGDRVMVLDDLSTGAMENIAHLVGRKGFEYRIGTALDVPLVAEFVDRADLTFHLAAAVGVKLIVERPVHTIETNVRATEIVLAAAAKKQKPVVVASTSEVYGKSSQIPFREDQDLQLGPTSHSRWAYACSKALDEWLALAYGREKGVPVIITRFFNTVGPRQTGRYGMVLPNFAQQALRGEPITVYGTGKQSRCFGHVRDAVEAVLRLTATPAAIGEVFNVGTTTEVSMLGLAEQVRAAAGSSSEIRLIPYSEAYQAGFEDMMRRVPDVSKLERTTGYRPMTSLEEIIHDVVEDQRSRLALPVTAARA is encoded by the coding sequence GTGAACGTTTTCATCACTGGCGGTTGCGGGTTCATCGGGTCCCACCTGGCCGAGCGGCTCCTCGACCGGGGCGATCGGGTCATGGTGCTCGACGACCTGTCCACGGGAGCGATGGAGAACATCGCGCACCTCGTCGGGCGCAAGGGATTCGAGTATCGCATCGGCACGGCACTCGACGTGCCGCTGGTGGCCGAGTTCGTGGATCGCGCCGATCTCACGTTCCACCTCGCGGCGGCGGTGGGTGTAAAGCTCATCGTCGAGCGACCGGTGCACACGATCGAGACCAACGTGCGGGCAACGGAGATCGTGCTCGCCGCGGCGGCCAAGAAGCAGAAGCCGGTGGTCGTGGCGTCGACGTCCGAGGTGTACGGCAAGTCGAGCCAGATCCCGTTCCGCGAAGATCAGGACCTCCAGCTCGGCCCCACGTCGCACTCACGCTGGGCGTATGCGTGCTCCAAGGCGCTCGACGAGTGGCTTGCCCTCGCCTATGGCAGGGAAAAGGGGGTGCCGGTCATCATCACGCGGTTCTTCAACACTGTTGGCCCGAGGCAGACGGGGCGCTACGGCATGGTGCTCCCAAACTTCGCACAGCAGGCTTTGCGTGGTGAACCGATCACCGTGTATGGGACGGGCAAGCAGTCCCGCTGTTTTGGACACGTCAGGGACGCGGTCGAGGCCGTCCTGCGGCTGACGGCGACACCGGCGGCGATCGGTGAGGTGTTCAACGTCGGCACGACCACCGAGGTGTCGATGCTCGGTCTCGCGGAGCAGGTGCGCGCCGCGGCGGGCAGCAGTTCGGAGATTCGCCTGATACCCTACAGCGAGGCCTATCAGGCAGGATTCGAGGACATGATGCGTCGCGTCCCCGATGTGTCCAAGCTGGAACGCACGACAGGCTATCGCCCGATGACGTCGCTCGAGGAGATCATCCACGACGTGGTCGAGGACCAGCGCTCGCGTCTCGCGCTCCCGGTTACCGCGGCCCGCGCCTGA